CACGATGGCGCGTGGCAGGGTTGAGCACGACTTCGCTTTCGCGTTCACCTTCAGCAGAGATGAGACGGAGCTGGTACTTGCCCGGAGCGAGCTTCCTGACCAGTCGACCACGACCGCTGCCGACTCCTACGATCTCCAGACGAGCTTTCCGATCCTTGGCTACCAGCTCCAGCGTGCTCATCCGTGCTTCCGCCGACAGCGCCAGCGTCACCTGAAGACTGGTCAGCTTGCCTGCACGCGCAAGCACCGTCTTCTGCCAGGGGTCGCGCATGGGTGCGACCACGCTGACCAGGCGTTCGCCGGGATTCACGATCAGCTTCAGCGGGACGCCTTGTACGGCGTGACCCGCTTCGACGCCGTCGACGCGTACCGTGGCGCGCTTGGCCCCCGCCAACGTCAGCTTCACGGGGACGAGGTCCGCGAGCGCCTCGGATCGCAAACGCTCCGCTTGCTCCTGCATCTCTGGCGGCGCGTCCCCGTAGGTTCCCGACAAGACGCGGTCCAGAACCTCGGTGGCTTCCTTGGGTTGACCCATGCCGCGGTAGGCGACGGCGAGGTTGAAGGCCGCACTGGCCTTGGGCACGAGCCGCAGCGACTCACTCAGCGCCAAGCGTGCTTCGTCGAAGCGACCCACACTCATCGCCGTCTTGCCCTGCTCGAACAGCTCGCGAGCGCGCTTGCTCACGTCGGAACTCGGCTGCGCTGGGCACTCCAAGGACCAAGCAGTGAGGCAGAAGCTCACCATGGCGGCTGACCAAGAAAGCCGCATCAGTACTCCTCCCAAATGGGCACGCCTGGCTTGCCGCGCTTGGATTCCACTCGAGGGGCGGAGGACTTCGGCGCCGGTGAGCGACTGGTCTCCGCGCGCCGAACGCTCTCCGCCGGTGTCGGTGCAGCTTGCATCGCCGAAGTTGACGGCAGGGCGACCGCTTCGCCCCCCATCGCAGATACGGGGCCTTCCTCCAAGAGTGCGGGCGCGGGCACCTTCGTGTCACTACGCGGGGCTTCTGACGCAGGCAAATCATGACTGTCCACGTCCTTCCGCGCGCGCGAATAGGCCGTGGCAGCCGCAGCGGTCGCCCCTATCAGACCCGTGGCGAGCGCCACCCACAGCAGCCTGCGCGGCGTCCGACCGACCGCAGGCACTTCCTCCGAAGCAGATGCCTCGCGCGCCGCGGCAGCCGCGATGCGTACCGTGGCGTCATCATCCTCAGCAGCTTCTTTGGTATCTTGTCGCGCATCGCGGATGCGCGCCTGCAGCCGCTGGCGCCGCTCGCTGAAGTGTTGTCGCAGGAAATCGGCGACGTCGACGGCATCCCCGCCGACCACGAAAGTCGCCAAGATCGCTTCGAGCCGGCGGGCGACGACGTGGGCGTCCTTGGGGCGATCCTCGCGGCGCTTGGCCAGCAGCTGGAAACAGAGCTCCACGAGCTCCGGCAGTGCGTCGTCGCGATAGTCGGCCAGGTCCGGAGGAGGTTCGGTCAGGATGCGACGCGGTCCATCGGCTCCCTCTTTGCTCTTGTAGAGGCGGCGCCCGGTGAGCAGCTCGAACAGCACCACGCCGAGCGCGAACAAATCCGCACGCCGGTCGGGTTCCTCGAACCTCAGCTGCTCGGGCGCCAGGTAGCCCCACTTGCCCTTGAGCACGCCGGTGGAGGTGCGACTGACTCGACCCATGGCTTTGGCAATGCCGAAGTCCGTCACCAGCGCGACCCCGTCGAACCCGACCATGATGTTCTGAGGCGAGACGTCGCGATGCACGATGTGGAGCAACTCGCCGTCGGCGCCTACCAGCTCGTGGGCGGCGTGCAGTCCCTCGGCAGCGTGCATCACGATCTTGAGAGCAACCTCCATCGGAACCGGATGGCAAGGACGATGCGCGATCAACTCGGCCACCGTTATGCCCTCCACGAACTGCATGACCAGGAACGGGCCCCGTTCGTCGTCACCCACGTCCAGCACGCTGACCACGTGGGGATGGCGAATCAGCCCGGCGATCCGAGCCTCGTCCAGGAACATGGCTCTGACCTCGGCTTCGCTGGCCAGCTCGTCCTTGAGTCGCTTGACCGCGAAGAGCCGCTCGAAGCTGCCCTCGCGCCGAGTGGCGAGTTCCACGCTGCCCATTCCGCCCACCGCCAAGTCGCAAAGGCGCCGATAGGAGCCAGTACGCGTCGACAGCTGCATGGACATGGGACCGTGTCAGTATACTAGAGCCCGTGGCTGACGCGCTCGACGCCCTCTGGCAAGCTGCCCACGACTGCCACTTGCACGTCGAAGCAGGCGATCTGGGTCGCCTGGGGCCCGTGCTTCGGGCGCTGGAGGGCACCGAGCACCCAGTCGCTCGCGCGTGGGTCCTGGCCTTGCGCGCGCAGCTGGTCTTGATGCTGCCACGCTATGGAGCGGTGCCGAGGCTCTCGCGGATCGAAGATTTCGTGGAAGGACCACCCCGCGCGCGCGCCGGCGCCATTCGCGCCGCGCGTGACGGCCTGCTGGCCGCGCTCCTGGCCTTCGACGCACCTGCGGTGACGGCGTACGCGAAGGTGGCGGCGCAATTGGTTCCGGGCCTCAGTGATGGCGATGTGCTCACGACCGAGATGTGTGGCGCGTGGCAACACTTCACCTCGAAGCAGTTCGAGGATTGCGAGAACCGCTGCGCGGAGATCATCGCGCGAGCACCCAAGCTGAATGCCGCACGCACGATGGTGGAAGCACAGGCGCTACGCGCCCTCTGTCGCCTGCTCGACGACACCACCGAGCAAGCGCTGGCACTCGGGCGCCGAGCCTCGCTCGCGGCGCGCAGCGAAGGCATTCCCCACGCCGAGTTCCTGGCACACGGGGTGTTGGCGCGGTCCCGCCGCTACGCTGGACAATCTCACTTGGCACTCCGCATTCTGGAAGCGCTTCGCCCTGTGGTCACCGCGCCCTGGCGTGGTTGGCTTGCTTGGGAATGGCTCATGTCCGGCGGCGATCCGGCGAGCGCGCTACGGGACTTGGACTCGACTGCCTCCAACTTTGCGACGGACAGCGCGCGAACGCTGGCCGCATTGCTGCAAGCAGCGATGTCGAAAGAGGGAAGCGCCGCCGGAGAGTTGCTGGAAACGCTGGGCACGCGAGCAACCTTCGCCATGATCGAGCACGATGCGACCTGCCTCGTCGCCGCAGCTTCACCCAACACTCCGTCGCCATCGACTGAGGTCGAAGCGTGGCGCTACGGCGCCCAGAACGCGATGCCCCGTGCGTTGGATGGGCTTCGCTTGCGGGGCGATGGCGGTCAAGACGAAGAATCTGCCGCAGCGTACGTTCTGTACACGGCGGAAGGTCGAGGTTCACGCGTGCTTCACTGGGGGCTCTCATCCGCGCCCACTGGCGGAGCACTTCGCATCAAGCAGTCGAAGCGCGCCCAAGGAAGGGTAGAGACCGTGCTCAGCGTGCTGGCCTTGGCGGGGCCGACAGGGCTGGAAGAAAGCGAGTGCTTCGCCGCCACTTACGGCTTTCCCTTCGTGCCCGAGTTGCATCGGGGTGTGTTCGAGGTGCTTTTGCACCGTGCCCGAGCGACCTTGGGAGATGCGGGCAGCATCCACAAGCACGACGAGCGCCTCGAGCTTCGCAGCGAAGGATCGCTGATCATTCCCGACCCTCGGGTCTCGCAGCTCACCCGAGATCGAGTACTGCGGGTTCTCTCGGAGAAAGGGCAGGCCAGCGCCAAGGAGATGGCAAAGCACTTGGGGATCTCGCTGCGTTCTGCTCAAGGGGCGTTGGCGCAACTGTCCGAGCAAGGCGCTTGCGAAACCCAAAAGCAGGGGCGGTCCGTCGCCTACGTGGTGGAAGACACCGTGTTCTCCGAGCCGACCTTGCGCCTACGAGCGGATCAGCTCACCGGGCTGACGACGTTCGAACCCTAGCTCGGTGTTGAGCAGTCTTGGATCCCGCACGAATCGAGACCAAGACCCCTGAGTCGCACCGCTGCGGCGCACGGGGCCGCAGTCGGCGCTGAAGTGCGACGCTGCGTGTCACCCGGCAGCGCCCTCGAGCGCAGATCGGGCGCAGAATGCGGGGCCTTTTCGCAGTGCGAGGCGCGCTGGCATCGCAACTCACCTGATGGAATGCGCCTTGCTTGGGGATCCCGTCGAGATGCAGTTCCACACGATACGACGCAGAGCGGGACTCGGCGGCGCCCTCTGCTGGCTCGCCCTGGTCACCTGCAGTGGCAGCGCTGCAGCTGACGGCAAGACCTACTACGTGTCGCCGAGCGGCAGCGGGGTCAGCACCAACAGCGCCTCACCAGGCTCCGCGTCGGCCACCCTCGCCCGTCTCTGCAACGGAGGCGGCGATGAGATCAACGGCGGCGACACTGTCTTGTTTCAGGACGGCAGCTACGGAACCGTCGTCATCGACGAAAAGACCTGCGGCGCTGTCGGCAAGCACATCGTGCTGCGAGCCGCCACTCCCTTGGGCGCGCGCATCGAGAACAAGTCGGGATTCGTCGTCCACGGCAGCGCCTACTACACGATCGAAGGCTTCGAGGTCAGTGGCTCGAACAGTGCGCAAAACCCGTACGAGTACGGCGTCGTCATCGACAACCGGGGCGCGACGGGCAAGCTCTCGCACCACGTGTTCGTGCGCGGGAACAAGCTGCACGATCTGGGGTCGACCGGCGTCTCCACCCTGGACGCGACGCACGTCGTGATCGAGGACAATGAAATCTTCGCGACCGCTGCCTGGGATCCCTACCAAAACAGCGGCATCTCGACGTTTCAGAGCCGGAACCCCAACGGTTACGCGCCGCTGGAGGGTGCGTACTCCAACATCATTCGCAACAACCGCGTTTACGGCGTGAAGAACGTCGTCCCCCACCCGAAGAACGGCATCACGGACGGCAACTGCATC
The nucleotide sequence above comes from Polyangiaceae bacterium. Encoded proteins:
- a CDS encoding tetratricopeptide repeat protein, which codes for MRLSWSAAMVSFCLTAWSLECPAQPSSDVSKRARELFEQGKTAMSVGRFDEARLALSESLRLVPKASAAFNLAVAYRGMGQPKEATEVLDRVLSGTYGDAPPEMQEQAERLRSEALADLVPVKLTLAGAKRATVRVDGVEAGHAVQGVPLKLIVNPGERLVSVVAPMRDPWQKTVLARAGKLTSLQVTLALSAEARMSTLELVAKDRKARLEIVGVGSGRGRLVRKLAPGKYQLRLISAEGERESEVVLNPATRHRVELEPERSGMLSSPWFWVVAGTVTAGAAVGGYFLFSDRREEPVRDPVFGVTETLGRF
- a CDS encoding serine/threonine-protein kinase; this translates as MSMQLSTRTGSYRRLCDLAVGGMGSVELATRREGSFERLFAVKRLKDELASEAEVRAMFLDEARIAGLIRHPHVVSVLDVGDDERGPFLVMQFVEGITVAELIAHRPCHPVPMEVALKIVMHAAEGLHAAHELVGADGELLHIVHRDVSPQNIMVGFDGVALVTDFGIAKAMGRVSRTSTGVLKGKWGYLAPEQLRFEEPDRRADLFALGVVLFELLTGRRLYKSKEGADGPRRILTEPPPDLADYRDDALPELVELCFQLLAKRREDRPKDAHVVARRLEAILATFVVGGDAVDVADFLRQHFSERRQRLQARIRDARQDTKEAAEDDDATVRIAAAAAREASASEEVPAVGRTPRRLLWVALATGLIGATAAAATAYSRARKDVDSHDLPASEAPRSDTKVPAPALLEEGPVSAMGGEAVALPSTSAMQAAPTPAESVRRAETSRSPAPKSSAPRVESKRGKPGVPIWEEY